A portion of the Sphingobacteriales bacterium genome contains these proteins:
- a CDS encoding PorP/SprF family type IX secretion system membrane protein → MKYFFSKFFLSVLLTCFAIGVAKAQDPTFAQFYQYRMYLNPAATGSEKGLSVSMIYKNQWNYVPGGFNTYGISAEIQSARISSGVGIMAYRNVEAKTLQTNYFSASYAYIAQISKNINLHFGINAAFVNKSIDKSRLIFTDQLDPEVGVVPGGSSTNIVLRKVNFFDLDAGILLRFRYSIHDHPVHNSLGFAVHHLTRPDESFENISTRIPMRFTVTYGCMFPVSRGKNKRNIDFYLSPVFKFDFMEKLRVYNLGVLSTFKPIYAGVMYQLNKFDGNQTHGLIFIGGVDWDLGKDDLMTLNVGYSYQLDFTGVTSKSRGQHEVTLRMNFNNVALYSPKNKKGKKINCYDFPGKNAVKLF, encoded by the coding sequence ATGAAATATTTTTTTAGTAAGTTTTTTTTAAGCGTACTGCTTACCTGTTTTGCTATTGGTGTTGCTAAAGCGCAAGACCCGACGTTTGCACAGTTTTATCAATATCGGATGTACTTAAACCCGGCAGCAACCGGTTCCGAGAAAGGATTAAGTGTTTCGATGATTTACAAAAACCAATGGAATTATGTCCCCGGAGGATTCAACACATACGGTATTTCCGCAGAAATACAATCTGCCAGAATATCTTCCGGTGTAGGAATTATGGCATACCGTAATGTGGAGGCTAAAACATTGCAGACCAATTATTTTTCAGCTTCTTATGCCTATATCGCGCAGATTTCAAAAAACATCAACCTTCATTTCGGAATCAATGCCGCATTTGTCAATAAATCTATAGATAAGAGCCGGTTGATCTTTACTGACCAGCTGGACCCGGAGGTGGGTGTAGTTCCCGGTGGTTCCAGTACGAATATTGTACTGAGAAAAGTGAATTTCTTTGATTTGGATGCCGGTATATTATTGCGATTTCGATATAGCATTCATGATCATCCAGTCCATAATTCATTAGGGTTTGCCGTTCATCACCTCACCCGGCCGGATGAATCTTTTGAAAATATTTCCACGCGCATTCCCATGCGTTTCACGGTGACTTACGGTTGTATGTTTCCTGTTTCAAGAGGAAAAAACAAACGAAATATAGATTTCTATCTGTCACCGGTCTTCAAATTTGATTTCATGGAGAAACTGAGAGTGTATAACCTTGGTGTTTTATCTACTTTCAAACCAATATATGCAGGGGTGATGTATCAGTTAAATAAATTTGACGGCAATCAGACACACGGACTGATATTTATAGGAGGGGTTGACTGGGACTTAGGAAAAGATGATTTAATGACATTGAATGTTGGGTACAGCTATCAGCTGGATTTTACCGGAGTAACATCTAAAAGCAGGGGACAGCATGAAGTGACCCTTCGAATGAATTTTAATAATGTTGCCCTTTATTCTCCTAAAAATAAAAAGGGCAAGAAAATAAATTGCTACGATTTCCCGGGTAAGAATGCCGTGAAATTGTTTTAA
- a CDS encoding heavy-metal-associated domain-containing protein — MKKIYLTLLSFVITVSMFAGSTLQLNVKGMHCGGCETKFKSAATSINGITEVSSVSAANSNAVVVIDEKVISAENAIKQLAEQTGYTVSLNTAAGTVTSSGAPAGCCMKGQNNPSCKAGDKAKCAKSKCNKPSNP; from the coding sequence ATGAAAAAAATCTATTTAACGCTGTTGTCTTTTGTAATTACCGTTTCTATGTTTGCCGGCAGCACCCTTCAGTTAAACGTAAAAGGAATGCACTGCGGCGGCTGTGAAACGAAATTCAAAAGTGCAGCAACTTCTATTAACGGAATTACAGAAGTCAGTTCAGTGAGTGCGGCTAACAGCAATGCAGTTGTTGTCATTGACGAAAAGGTAATTTCTGCGGAAAATGCGATTAAACAATTAGCCGAACAAACAGGCTACACGGTATCCCTGAATACCGCAGCGGGTACAGTGACTTCCTCCGGAGCTCCGGCAGGCTGCTGTATGAAAGGACAAAACAATCCTTCCTGTAAAGCCGGCGACAAAGCCAAATGCGCAAAATCGAAGTGCAACAAACCGTCCAATCCATAA